The segment TTTACGGTCCGATGAAGAGACTTTTATCGGACAGCAATACTTCCCAAAAGAAGAAGGGGGGGAGCAGGACTAAACTCCTACTCCCCCCCCTGTTATCTTGAGGTTATTAACTTATGTCTACAGTTCTACAAGAGATCGTTGCCTATGTCGTGGCGGTAGTTCTTACCCTCGTAGAGGATCTGCGTGGCGGTACGATAGCATACCTCTTGAGCCTCCTGGATGGTAGTGCCACGTGCCGTGATGGCGAGGACTCGACCTCCATTAGTTACTAGATGCCCGTCCTCACTGGTTGCAGTGCCTGAGTGATAGATACGTATACCCTCTGCTGGATCGGGAAGCTGGATCGGGAAGCCCTTGTCGTAATGTCCAGGATACCCCTTGGAGACGAGGACGAGTGTCATAGCCACCTCGGGAGAAACCTTTAGATCGTAGCGGGCTACCTGACCTGTCGCCATAGCGATGAGTAACTCGAGGAAGTCGCTCTCGATACGTGGCAGTACTACCTCAGTCTCGGGGTCGCCTAGACGGCAGTTGTACTCGATGACATAGGGATCGCCCGCCACATTCATTAGCCCGATGAAGAGGAAGCCTACATACTGTATGCCCTCCTCTTGCAAGCCCTCTAGCGTAGGGCGTATGATGCGCTCCTCGACACGCTGCATGAAGGTTTCATCGGCAAAAGGTACAGGGCTAACGGCACCCATACCGCCCGTATTGGGTCCTGTGTCTCCATCGCCGACACGCTTGTAGTCCTTGGCAACGGGTAGGACGCAGTAGTCGGTACCATCGGTAGCGACAAAGACGGAGCACTCGATCCCCTCGAGAAACTCCTCGATGACAATGCGCTGACCACGACTACCATACAGACCGCTGAAGAGTTGACCTAGCCCCTGCTCCGCTTCCTCACGATCTTGACAGATGAGGACGCCCTTGCCAGCTGCTAAGCCGTCAGCCTTGAGCACAAAGGGTGCGGAGAGCTGATCGAGAAACTCCTCCGCCTCCTCTATATCCTGAGGTCCGAAGGTCTCGTAGCTGGCCGTCGGTATGCTGTGACGACGCATGAACTCCTTGCTGTACTCCTTGCTGCCCTCTAGATGAGCACCCGCCTTGTCGGGACCGACGATGAGCAGGTCGGGATGGCGGGCATCTTCCTGCAGGTAGTCAACGAGCCCATCAACGAGGGGAGCCTCGGGGCCACAAACGAGAAGCGTGACACCATGTGTGGCTATGAACTGGCTCACCGCCTCATGCTTGGCGGGGTTGAGGTCCGGCACATTGGTACCGTAAGCAGCAGTACCCGCATTGCCTGGAGCTATGTAGAGCTTCTTGAGTAGCTTGCTCTCAGCTATAGCAGCAGCCATGGCGCACTCACGCCCACCGCTACCGAGGAGGAGGACGGTCTGAGGAGCTTTGACCATTTCGATCTTAGCGTACTTCATAAATTCAGCGTCTGTAGACTTTTTCTTGTCTTGCTTTGTGTTAGGATAGATAAGGCTCATAGGTGTTCTAGGAAGTAACGAGTTATGACATAGTTGAGGTGCACGCGGTCGGGGCCGATGACGTTGTGCTTATGCCCTGGATAGTAGTAGAGGTCAGGATAGGTCTGAGCATCTACACACGCCTTGACAAAGGCTTGCGCATGCTGCCATACGACCACATTGTCGGAGGTGCCGTGGATGAGGAGGAGACGCCCCTTGAGGTCTTTGGCACGCTCGATGAGATTGTTTTGCTGATAACCCTCGGCATTGTCCTGAGGAGCGTCGTTGTACCGCTCGCCATACATGATCTCGTAGCGAGACCAGTCCATGACGGGACCGCCAGCGACACCCACCTTAAAGGTCTCGGGATGCGTGAGCATCAGGTTGGTAGTCATAAAGCCTCCAAAGCTCCACCCGTACACACCGATACGGTTGCGATCTACATAGGGAAGGCTCTGGAGATACTCGACACCCTTCATCTGATCGGCCATCTCGGCTGTACCGACCTGACGGTGGATGACCTGCTCGAAGGCGGCACCTCGCTGGGCACTACCACGATTGTCGACCGTAAAGATGATGTACCCTTGCTGTGCCATGTAAAGATCCCAGCCCGAGGCTCCCCACTGCGGCGTATTGGTGACTAGCTGAGCATGTGGGCCACCGTAGACGTAGACGATGGCGGGGTACTCCTTCATCTCGTCAAAGTTAGACGGCGTGATGAGACGGTAGTAAAGTTCTGTCTTACCATCAGCCGCTAGGAGCGTGCCGACGGTGATGTTGGGCATATCAAGCTTGACCCATGGGTCAGGCGCTTGATGTATCTGGCGGAGCTGCAGCCCGTTATTGTCGTGCAGCATGACAGAGCGTGCGATGGTAGCACTCTGCAGCTGGTCTATGTAGTACTGCTTGTCAGGACTAAAGATAGCATCGTGTGTCCCTGCGACCTTGCTCAGCTGTATGGTACGTCCTCGCTTGAGATCACTCGCGAAAATGTGTCGCTCGAGCGGTGAGGGATAGGCAGCTTGGTAGTATATACGCTCGCCTTTGGGGTCAAAGCCGTAGATGTCGGTCACTTCGCCCTCCATGTCGGTGAGCTTGCGAATTAGCTTGCCCGTGCTACTGTAGAGGTAGAGCTGGCGATAACCCTCTCGACGGGACTCCCAGACGAACTGCTCGCCTCGGCTCCCTGGGACAAACATCATCGGGCGCTGTGGCTCGACATAGTGCGCATCAGTCTCCTCAAAGAGCGTCTCAACGTGCGCTCCCGTTTGAGCATCGTAACCGTTGAGGAAGAGATGGTCTTGCCCTCTATTCAGCTCGGCTATGTAAACCTTCTTGCTGTTGGGGTGCCACGCTACGTTCGTCAAGTAATGCTCAGGGTCGCCACCTGTAGCTAGATAAGTGATCTGCTGACTCTCCACATGAAAGACTCCTAGCGTCACATGGTGCGAAGGCGTACCCGCCATCGGGTAGCGAACGGGCTGGACGACCGCCTTGTGCGGTGTCATATCGACGATGGGGTAAGGTGCGACCATCGACTGATCCATACGGTAGAAAGCTAGCTGACGACTGTCGGGACTCCAGAAGAGCCCCCCATCGATGCCGAACTCATTCTGATGGACAGACTCGCCATAGACGACTGCAGCCTCAGCCTCGTCCGTAGCAACCAGCATAGGAGCTTGAGGCGCACTGCCAGCAGGCTGTATGGTGTAGATCAGGAGTGTACCCTCTTCGCTCTTGACCGCTAGATTACGTTCGTTGGGACTGAGCAGCGAGGCACGCTTTTCGATCTTACCTGTGGCGAAGTATCCGACGATCTGTTTTTGCTCTACATCTATTAGGTATAGTCCCTTGGACAGTTCCACCTCTAGGTAGTGGCACTGCGGGGTAAAGTCGTAAGAGATCAGCGGATAAAGCTCATCAGTATTGTCGTAAGGCTTGAGGAGCTGGACAAGCTCGTCCTGCGTGAGGACGGTCTGCTCCTGTTCTCTCGTCGGGGTATAGACCCGTAGGCTCCTGTAGTCACCACCATCTACCGTATAGGTGTAGCCACTCTGTAGCCAAGCGAGTCCATAGACGGGCTGCGGGTAGAAGGCTGACCGAAAGGTCTTGCCTCCATAAGTGACAGTCTCAAGATCTAACGGCTGCTTCGTTTGTCCCTGCAGGACCGATGTGAGCGTTAGCATAAGAGCTCCGAAGAGCCATAGGGCGTAGTGACGCAGTGTGCTAGTCATAGGATCAGTATGGAGTGATAGATGTTACTTATTCGTTGTCGTTTGCTTCAGCCTCATGGACGAATGTCTCATCGCTGCCGAAGGTTTGGATATTGGCCTTGTAGCCAGAGCTAGAGGAGCCTGCGGGGTGTGGTCCTTTCGTGCGCTGTGCACCACGATGCGCAGACTTGCCATAAGGCTTTTCGTAAGGCTTGCCATTGCCGCGTCCCTTGCTGTAAGCCGGTTTGTCATAGGCGGCTCGAGGTCTGCGGGGTTCTTGCTCTTTACCGCGGTGAAACGCTTCGCCATGCTCTCTCCGCTGCGGAGTTTCTTCACGCTGAGCGATCTGCTCTTTGTACTCTTTGTGCTTACCCTCAAAGAGCGTATAGCCACGCAACTCGCAAGGCAGCGACCCATTGTAGAGCTCTTCGCGCAGATCGTGCTTGAGTCCGATCGCATGAAAGTGCTCTACCTGATGAGCGATGATCCACGCCTGAGCTCCGGCAAACTGGAACTTGAGCGTACGACCGATCATACTATAGAGCTGCTCGAGATCGTAGTCTGAGAGACGCTCCCCGTAGGGTGGGTTCATCACCAGCAGACACTTAG is part of the Porphyromonas asaccharolytica DSM 20707 genome and harbors:
- the purD gene encoding phosphoribosylamine--glycine ligase — encoded protein: MSLIYPNTKQDKKKSTDAEFMKYAKIEMVKAPQTVLLLGSGGRECAMAAAIAESKLLKKLYIAPGNAGTAAYGTNVPDLNPAKHEAVSQFIATHGVTLLVCGPEAPLVDGLVDYLQEDARHPDLLIVGPDKAGAHLEGSKEYSKEFMRRHSIPTASYETFGPQDIEEAEEFLDQLSAPFVLKADGLAAGKGVLICQDREEAEQGLGQLFSGLYGSRGQRIVIEEFLEGIECSVFVATDGTDYCVLPVAKDYKRVGDGDTGPNTGGMGAVSPVPFADETFMQRVEERIIRPTLEGLQEEGIQYVGFLFIGLMNVAGDPYVIEYNCRLGDPETEVVLPRIESDFLELLIAMATGQVARYDLKVSPEVAMTLVLVSKGYPGHYDKGFPIQLPDPAEGIRIYHSGTATSEDGHLVTNGGRVLAITARGTTIQEAQEVCYRTATQILYEGKNYRHDIGNDLL
- a CDS encoding S9 family peptidase; its protein translation is MTSTLRHYALWLFGALMLTLTSVLQGQTKQPLDLETVTYGGKTFRSAFYPQPVYGLAWLQSGYTYTVDGGDYRSLRVYTPTREQEQTVLTQDELVQLLKPYDNTDELYPLISYDFTPQCHYLEVELSKGLYLIDVEQKQIVGYFATGKIEKRASLLSPNERNLAVKSEEGTLLIYTIQPAGSAPQAPMLVATDEAEAAVVYGESVHQNEFGIDGGLFWSPDSRQLAFYRMDQSMVAPYPIVDMTPHKAVVQPVRYPMAGTPSHHVTLGVFHVESQQITYLATGGDPEHYLTNVAWHPNSKKVYIAELNRGQDHLFLNGYDAQTGAHVETLFEETDAHYVEPQRPMMFVPGSRGEQFVWESRREGYRQLYLYSSTGKLIRKLTDMEGEVTDIYGFDPKGERIYYQAAYPSPLERHIFASDLKRGRTIQLSKVAGTHDAIFSPDKQYYIDQLQSATIARSVMLHDNNGLQLRQIHQAPDPWVKLDMPNITVGTLLAADGKTELYYRLITPSNFDEMKEYPAIVYVYGGPHAQLVTNTPQWGASGWDLYMAQQGYIIFTVDNRGSAQRGAAFEQVIHRQVGTAEMADQMKGVEYLQSLPYVDRNRIGVYGWSFGGFMTTNLMLTHPETFKVGVAGGPVMDWSRYEIMYGERYNDAPQDNAEGYQQNNLIERAKDLKGRLLLIHGTSDNVVVWQHAQAFVKACVDAQTYPDLYYYPGHKHNVIGPDRVHLNYVITRYFLEHL